The stretch of DNA TTGCAAAAGCACTGCGACAAGTTGCTGAAGGGAAGGCTGCTGCTCAAGCGGAGGCGGCAGAGTGGAAACGGAAATATGAGTTAGAGACGGCGCAAAAGCAACAAACCAGAATCAAAGGTCAGATTTATACATTTGCAGTTGATGCTTTTACTATTTACAGACAGTATCATCCGTTGAGTTCATAGTTGGTTTAATGAAGTGGCGTACTAGTTCAGGTCACTAAACAAATAGTTTCCAGATTCTCAATAATCTGAAATTTACTGTTGGTATTTATCAGCATGTGTTTACAAAAGGAAGCTTTTCTTATGAAAGTACCGTGCAATGCAAATCTAGATGTTTACACACAGATTGATGCCCATGGCTGTTTACAAAAGGAAGCTTTTATTAAATTTGAGTCTTGGGTCATCACAACGTGCTTCATGTggtcacactttttatttttccaAAGGGAGTATCATACTAGTATAATTGGATGGATCCCAGAATGGTTAATCCGTATCTTACACCGTGAAATGCATTATGCTGTTTTCCAATGTACTGGAACCCTTGAGAAAAAATCTAATTGGACTGTTAACCTTGTGCAGACTGTGGCACTTGTACCGATGATAACCTAGGGAAAATGGCCAGCCAACTATCACTTGAGGCACCTGCATCTGATCAAACAGGATGTTGTGGAAACCATGGGATATGTTCACACGAGGTTCTCCAGGACGAAGTTCCTGGACCTAACCCAAGACCTAGTCTCAGTATGGTGGGAAGAAAGGCATCATTTAGACTTTCATGGGGATGCAATGGGAACAAAAACGGCCAGCACAAGCATGACTTTGTTTCCTTTGAGAAAGGAGACATTACAACCGCAGAGCGCAGCAGTAAACAGGTTGAGCCTCTTATTCTGTTTGTTTCATTCTGAAATAAAATGTTGTACCTATTTGATTCGGGAACCTGGAATCACTTGATCAAAGAATTTTCATTGTTAAACATGTCTATCTTTCTTAACAATGGATGCCTTGGTTTCAGATCTTGCTGAAGTGGGAATCCCGGCCACAAACGGTGCTTTTCATAACCAAACCCAACTCCAACTCTGTTCGTGTTCTCTGTGCTGAAATGGTCAGGTGGGTTCTCTTCTGTATTGCAGCACTGGTTGCCAGTCTTACTGTCATGTTTATGTGAACCTTATCTGTGAACATATTCAAAAAGTGTATGTTTTCCATGTTTCTGAACTGTGAGTTATTTTGCTACACATTCACCACTGCACGTAGCACTTGTCTTCAGTTAAACACTTATCCAAATTATCTTGATATCGCTGATGCAAGCACTTGTCTTCAGTTAAACACTTACTTATCCAAATTATCTTGATATCGCTGATGCAAGCACTTGTTAGATAGGTTATATATGCCATCATGCTATGGTAAAATATGTATTGCACTTGCAGCACTAAAACTCCGAAGTGACATTTATTTTACTGCAGATGGCTTAAAGAGCACAAAAATATTAATGTCTTTGTGGAACCGTGGGTTAGCAAGGAACTTCTAACAGACGATTCTAACAACACAGTGCAAACATGGGATAATGGTAAGATAATTTATTGCATGTAATGCAGTCCTTTCATGCTGCTCCAGATTAGTCATTTTAGAACATTAGATATAATTAAGAATTAAATTATTATTTCAGCTATGGACCAGAGTTTTTTCTGTTCTAATATTGTTATGAAGGAAGAATGGTCCTGATAACTGAATCAATCTGAATAAAGCTCCTTACACTAGATATATACGTAAATCATTATTGGCCGAACTGTACACAGTATTAAAACTGTGCTTTTTTATCAAAAGGTCTAGAATGTGCACATAAGTTGCAGAATAGCTGGAAGTTGTAACCACTAAAAACTTAATTTTAGTTGTGGATTTAGGACTAACCCACCTTTCATTGTACGATTATATTGGCcaacatttttttattttgttcaTTATTGTGTTCATCTTTTGAGTTCTGTTAGTCTGTTAAATCATTCCATTACTTAATCTATTCGCCTAGCAACACCCCCTTTCTCTCCAACTAATTAGAAAATTCTGATAGATGACGACAAAAAGATGTTGCACAAGAAGGTTGACCTCATTGTAACTCTTGGTGGTGATGGAACTGTTCTATGGGTAAGCAAATACAGTTCTTTGATCCATTTTGTAAAGCATCCTTGCAGATTCTTGTATGGACTCAAGTTTTTGTACAATTTTCATACTTGCCACATTGAGTTATAATTTGCTCCAGAATGGCTAAAACTACCTATATTTTTTTTTGTATTAGTACAATACTTATTAATAGTTCCTCTGAATCTGTAATTGCATCCCATGTCAGGCATTGCAGAGCTTTAGGCTCCTGTCAGGATTTTTTGAATATGCGGACTTAGTAGTTTATTGCAGTTTCACATGCATATTTGGTCAATAATCAACATGCATGGTTTATGTGATGTACCATAGGCGAACAACTTAAGTAGGTCTACAGATCTCTCCAGTATTAGTTCTTATGAGAGTTACTTACTTCAGAATGGAAAGTTCTAATATAGTTTGCTGTGACGGATAAATTTTGCTTTGCTGATTCATATATTAGATGTTTGATTTTCATAGTAGCGTGCTATTTCATTTGACAAAATTATATATCTTGTGTGCTATTTCAAGTACTGCCATCATTTGGCTGGACAAATTATATTTTCTGTCAAGAGAAACCAGTTGCTTGCTATATTCTTATTTTGATTCGTAACTTCACGCAAGACTTAATTTGGATCAGTTTCTTCTGTACTGCTACTGAAACTGGCTACTGATTTAACCTCATGACAGGCGGCATCATTGTTCAAAGGACCAGTTCCTCCAGTTGTTGCGTTCGCCATGGGATCACTGGGTTTCATGACACCTTTCCGTATCCTTTATGATCGATGATGAGTGTTTGCTATATATGCTGCTAAAATTTAACGCTTATATGTCCTCCATAGCATTTTTCTTCCCTCATACTATTATCTACCTGGGGTACCTGCTTACATATGAGGCATCATTTTTAACTTTGCATGATATATGGAAACTTTGAAGTTTTATGTTCATATATAGCATATATTTTTCTTCCCTATGATGATTAGTTGTCGATGATTGGCTATTCTGACCTATATTTTCAGTAAGCCTAGATAAAAATTGGTCTAAAACCCCCATGCTTGGTAGCTGATAAATAATAAATCAATCACACATGATGGTCTCTATTCTCCTGTTGGCATCAGTTGTCCTTAACCTGTTTTCAGCAAGCGAGCAATACCGTGGTTGCTTGGACAACGTGCTGAAGGGACCTTTCAGCATAACACTGAGAAACCGTCTCCAGTGTCATGTAATCCGTGACGCAGCCAAGGACGAGATCGTGACCGAGGAGCCAATCCTGGTGCTAAACGAAGTTACAATTGACCGCGGAATATCATCCTACCTTACCTACCTGGAATGCTACTGCGACAGCTCATTCGTCACATGCGTACAAGGGGACGGACTCATCATATCAACCACGTCAGGAAGCACAGCGTATTCGTTAGCGGCCGGAGGGTCCATGGTTCATCCGCAGGTATGCCCTACTCTGATTTGCAGCCTTGTGCTCGCATTATTGCAGTAAATTTTGTCATTATTAGTAGTTAGAGCGATGCTTCGCTCCAAATT from Triticum urartu cultivar G1812 chromosome 3, Tu2.1, whole genome shotgun sequence encodes:
- the LOC125546136 gene encoding probable NAD kinase 1, which gives rise to MATDAARSLGEPAHQEAVQQLAQQPDSRLRSLNPGPIPIPAAPSSRSLLEKVSDQTVNLDLTASHQSENDSISTVSSVESEKAAYEFLAQTPIKSTDKHLVEFSEAMRTVAKALRQVAEGKAAAQAEAAEWKRKYELETAQKQQTRIKDCGTCTDDNLGKMASQLSLEAPASDQTGCCGNHGICSHEVLQDEVPGPNPRPSLSMVGRKASFRLSWGCNGNKNGQHKHDFVSFEKGDITTAERSSKQILLKWESRPQTVLFITKPNSNSVRVLCAEMVRWLKEHKNINVFVEPWVSKELLTDDSNNTVQTWDNDDDKKMLHKKVDLIVTLGGDGTVLWAASLFKGPVPPVVAFAMGSLGFMTPFPSEQYRGCLDNVLKGPFSITLRNRLQCHVIRDAAKDEIVTEEPILVLNEVTIDRGISSYLTYLECYCDSSFVTCVQGDGLIISTTSGSTAYSLAAGGSMVHPQVPGILFTPICPHSLSFRPLILPEYVTLRIQVPYNSRGHAWASFDGKDRKQLAPGDALICSISPWPVPTACLVDSTTDFLRSIHEGLHWNLRKTQTLDGPRD